Proteins encoded in a region of the Synechococcus sp. BIOS-U3-1 genome:
- a CDS encoding potassium channel family protein — translation MRCRSLVPANLGILVVSESITVQSERGRAQRKEAIYQLLLLLCLLVMASFAFPRITWLGNLGYALIALLLTQLVMLRKNVLRLHDRVYQALGIVALLTQLWWLLTPVHWRLSAISLVVSWSLLVGWSVVRLVKRLASEQRVNTKVLMGAAAGYLLLGLTSGLVMSGVETIQPGSFEPVILPAADVVGNSSVLHLIPAFAQINYFAFVCLTTLGFGDITPVQPIARMLAVTTGVVGQLYLAVVMGILIGRFSSELRKN, via the coding sequence TTGCGCTGCCGCTCGCTTGTGCCTGCAAACCTCGGCATCCTCGTCGTAAGCGAATCAATCACAGTGCAATCGGAACGCGGGCGCGCTCAGAGAAAGGAAGCGATCTATCAGTTGTTGCTGCTGCTCTGCCTACTGGTGATGGCGAGCTTCGCCTTTCCCCGCATCACCTGGCTAGGCAACCTGGGTTATGCCTTAATCGCCCTGCTGCTCACCCAGCTGGTGATGCTTCGCAAAAACGTGCTGAGACTGCACGACCGGGTGTATCAGGCACTGGGGATTGTTGCGCTGCTCACTCAGCTTTGGTGGTTATTGACGCCTGTTCACTGGCGCCTCAGTGCCATCTCACTGGTGGTGAGCTGGAGCCTTCTGGTGGGCTGGAGCGTAGTGCGCCTGGTGAAACGACTGGCCAGCGAACAACGCGTGAACACAAAAGTGCTCATGGGAGCGGCCGCTGGTTATCTCTTGCTCGGGCTGACCTCTGGTTTGGTGATGAGTGGTGTTGAAACCATTCAGCCCGGCAGCTTCGAGCCAGTGATTTTGCCAGCGGCGGATGTGGTGGGCAATTCCAGCGTGCTGCACCTGATTCCTGCGTTCGCGCAAATCAACTATTTCGCATTCGTCTGTCTCACCACCCTGGGATTCGGCGACATCACTCCGGTTCAACCAATCGCCCGCATGCTGGCGGTCACAACAGGAGTGGTGGGCCAGCTGTATCTGGCTGTGGTGATGGGAATCCTGATCGGCCGGTTCAGTTCGGAGCTGCGCAAGAACTGA
- a CDS encoding autotransporter domain-containing protein, which yields MLAALLFCAFAADSSKAFAQDKKPINFPEGQEVPLPGPDTGTDTVTLWQLPDEYKAILETDSGELYGIYYSAWSNPKDNNPGVSATQWVEDANDTNVPWAGIDNADLAQELSIKYFEQNGSLMESACDQNANGSNTSCVDGVQNLYLYGYWNGGGFASWTGDQSAQARPNNDGKNKYQINYYWNGKLFTTPKTGDDLRIQAFAGCKLSEQGTISSGKTVPSSALAPEQDCERGVASVFEGGTLEAVEQAVDLDENFAVRYGLSDQDTDIGGTIDNNGLNLMFTGRFDSVGDGADGKLTFTGSGSSTIKNQAALRGDLVIEEGSLTMTTPSSLFGQIASDSPGVGNLRLIPTPLRFEDGNNSITVKSGSFLRVAGDDLQNGFGPRTPGNSDEPINGDGNRRSPVISLGDGDDILNIDEGGLLVASYVGMLPSEYELYKNNCKEGSDPSTCYRAIPQIDFGKGADTIINNGVIAGPGESPTGNSLEIHLRGGNDKVINNGYVGCLTGGADEGGWNGFKGENTCEGASSLAAGQLESSKDLNRNYNVSFQFEGGDDVYENYGYQRGAVNMGGGNDELISIGGIRGAITMGAGNDILKIEANDSWNGSGIVDDWINLGNSRLTDSSSTSDTNQLRLIGDAVISFRNSLGFSSDQCGTKSGSSGGYGCRWGDNGSGDYGYNYLAVSGSQGRDQIVVSTDSVAGTSSTLKTNQGAQIWGSVDLGGSNDSLFLESGTHLDLVGDLDMGSGDSQSITIGEDADLSVRAIKGSNVDLSITGTATLGGDPVLGVFDSETPAALKKGNTLSTYKGTTSINEAGTLRTGQAWSLSSQSIHQVDGTLKLGDNTAREDQEIGELTGSGLVVLDNNSHLYYGGLDGDVQFSGTSEGNGSLVKAGSGTTTFSGEFSHTGFTKVHGGTLLISAGGVLNPSSTVILGGQAGTLDLAGTTQSVDKIKLWNGKQGTLKNGFLNTGSVEVQGAGFIESVGAVVEKSLSSDGVDVNQGSASLVVVGLADDGREYGGYLTMSGDNHFKDLALTKGKVLLDSGSLVLDAGVTGSADTDALVLQGALTLNEDQTIDLGSGNDLFLIGEQGSLIAAPSEEAESEVDSKQVEKLKITIDGGPGDLDIFWDGSGNYYGLTESADGLFTENEESQLAGNVQNFELVGVAGQGIAYFGTKPSFVTVQTEAFPPAADYGLMLGSVGKDKSQIGIDQKLTINNNYESVSFDSLITTVGGIALGKGKATILVPGGTLEAGIIYGQGDSSKNTIELGSVFTDEVITGALSSVAQGRLDVGVLYGYDTIDQLGGLWSYNGRMDDTTLNAQGFVRVQSDDSVVLKGITTLGRSSDIDTPFGVQGRSVIAVSGELTIGEKGIQELGDARASLLVALGEGNGDGAHVDLIGESNYSGPTIVARGGSLHAHTDGAMSSVSKTLVGKDGSILIEGEQVVNRLMIRKDGQFIGGGDSKLTTQSIVNRGDISLDSLVIEDGMTRFIDRFINYKASKGEVVSPNSPLRKIDAQGSLKNIGGSISVNGDLRFTSTGDAGGHALLNLSTGGLRAKDISPASISANSIQFSEKNDVLINSGFVQTNGIGGIDFGGGNDLVLSKGTFSIESGSKIDGGEPLDTSNWKPGNRSITGLNIFKAYEDPGVDESDLVNWAAIKLGSDQDWLFPQGGECRVTGAGNIYSKDTLCVGLTGEKKDQFVRIDSGATLDAGVIALGRGSSNTIEVRNGKLHAILIEGSPGQTKGVTNDRLFLGNDEGGSGELIVGAITGFETMEQRGGTWSYAVNGVDDPQVKDRLIKSGRRSAEELDEMGSFPAFTGYGIAKIAPVEITGRNKKQKTVQRASFARIEGTNPDLPLQVQNIDSELEVAEGIFGNASLITSGNTLLNGESQYTGPTTIQSGGELKAGNSLALSPSSEITIEPGGVLDLDGYANTIPGLYGGSRLVADPGIIMLGTNCSAVEEDSCDTLSGGSLTVSKGDFAGTIEEVQGSQGAVIKIGSTKEDLLILSGLNQYFSPTFLYGGVLRAGADGSLSPHSRHVLLGGELDLRGYQQVLPELNISGGVLRVESNNPLNVTGSMTFADGQILAYLNNGKDASAPINLTGSGSTSIFKYETGVERSDSDHGIYAVVDPASTSDSNLNGTWKVISGEIKNIEALASKTFLVFPVADGEPIDPDQVVIEDADGQLYTVANFAGINVPLDAASLKTVLLEEGSLNIVVKDKPKQEVVSDIENGSGDRFGCDGIQDLCESFNESVTTSIVDAVLSDVDSSGIDQELPLMHWGHLASLLGSGLSPRNVDAAPRGLQTYNNVLADTVFDRHPLRQFEPLIEAEESATDSSEKIQPQVVEPFRGLWQKQGPINDSDALEYLSNAVADNSADRSADHSGDDSLDQWHVISVDGLRFKEDQSLTAQYADRDGWRAWYRGFAANSRAYNSTAINNDYSLYTGGFALGADLSLSDSFQLGAFVNYGDVTAVQRGSTGGGSWSPDGWGGGITADYRMDNFYAQAVFGASGFSAIQNRGTREIVEAWGGDTATAQKSATSYLGALRFGTPFQVGSLLLEPQLTGIWTQNQENGFSESGVEKALRLQYESRTTNYFQTGFGLKTAWPISSGDRAQWVPSIKLAWLADWNVGNEGQSIGYSFSDKKVSFLPKQENQNGALIEVGLDYSVANFNSMSVKVYANGGAEIWAGDRGTNWRASGGLTFQF from the coding sequence ATGCTCGCAGCACTACTGTTTTGTGCATTCGCCGCGGATTCATCGAAAGCTTTTGCGCAAGATAAGAAGCCTATTAATTTTCCAGAAGGGCAAGAAGTTCCTCTGCCTGGTCCGGATACAGGAACTGACACTGTTACGTTGTGGCAATTGCCTGATGAATACAAGGCAATCCTTGAAACTGATAGTGGAGAATTGTATGGTATTTATTATTCAGCCTGGTCGAATCCCAAAGATAATAACCCTGGTGTATCTGCTACACAATGGGTTGAAGACGCGAATGATACCAATGTTCCCTGGGCAGGTATAGACAATGCTGATTTAGCCCAAGAGTTGTCGATCAAATATTTTGAACAGAATGGTTCCTTGATGGAATCAGCTTGCGATCAAAACGCAAATGGTTCCAATACTTCTTGTGTTGATGGAGTGCAAAATTTATATCTCTATGGTTACTGGAATGGGGGTGGATTCGCTTCTTGGACAGGTGATCAGAGTGCGCAAGCTAGGCCCAACAATGATGGAAAAAATAAGTATCAAATTAATTACTATTGGAATGGAAAACTTTTTACAACACCCAAAACAGGTGACGACCTTAGGATTCAAGCATTTGCAGGTTGTAAGCTCAGTGAGCAGGGAACAATTAGCTCTGGCAAGACAGTTCCGTCCTCTGCCTTAGCCCCAGAGCAAGATTGTGAACGTGGCGTCGCTTCTGTTTTTGAAGGAGGAACTCTTGAGGCAGTTGAGCAGGCTGTAGATCTAGATGAAAATTTTGCTGTGCGCTATGGGCTGTCTGATCAGGACACTGATATAGGCGGAACGATTGATAATAATGGCCTGAATTTAATGTTTACTGGTCGCTTTGATTCAGTTGGAGATGGAGCAGATGGCAAGTTGACGTTTACTGGTTCAGGATCATCAACCATTAAGAATCAAGCTGCGTTGCGCGGTGATCTTGTTATTGAGGAAGGCAGCCTAACAATGACCACTCCGTCATCGTTGTTTGGCCAGATAGCTTCAGACAGTCCTGGCGTGGGCAATCTCAGACTGATTCCGACACCTCTCAGATTTGAAGATGGCAATAACAGCATTACGGTGAAATCTGGATCATTTCTTCGCGTTGCAGGGGATGATTTGCAAAACGGATTTGGTCCCCGTACTCCTGGAAATAGCGATGAACCAATTAATGGAGACGGGAACCGACGATCACCAGTGATTTCACTGGGAGATGGTGATGACATCCTAAATATCGACGAAGGTGGTCTATTGGTGGCCAGCTATGTGGGCATGTTGCCGTCAGAATATGAACTTTATAAAAATAACTGTAAAGAAGGCAGCGATCCATCCACTTGCTATCGAGCAATCCCGCAGATTGATTTTGGAAAAGGTGCTGATACGATCATCAATAATGGTGTGATTGCAGGGCCTGGAGAAAGTCCTACCGGTAATTCTTTAGAAATTCATTTACGTGGTGGTAACGATAAAGTTATCAATAATGGTTATGTAGGCTGCCTTACTGGGGGAGCAGACGAAGGAGGCTGGAATGGTTTCAAAGGCGAGAATACATGTGAAGGGGCATCATCACTAGCAGCAGGACAACTTGAGAGCAGTAAGGATTTAAATCGTAACTACAACGTTAGTTTTCAATTTGAGGGTGGAGATGATGTTTATGAAAATTATGGTTATCAGCGTGGTGCTGTCAATATGGGTGGTGGAAATGATGAACTGATTTCAATAGGTGGTATTCGTGGAGCAATCACCATGGGTGCTGGTAATGATATTCTGAAAATCGAAGCCAATGATTCTTGGAATGGCAGCGGTATTGTTGATGACTGGATTAATTTAGGAAATAGTCGTTTGACAGATAGTAGTAGCACTTCCGATACCAATCAATTAAGGCTTATCGGTGATGCCGTTATTTCGTTTCGTAACTCGCTCGGTTTCAGCAGTGATCAATGTGGAACTAAATCTGGATCATCGGGTGGTTATGGCTGTCGTTGGGGGGACAATGGCTCTGGAGATTATGGATATAACTATCTTGCTGTATCTGGCAGCCAAGGCAGAGATCAAATTGTTGTTTCAACTGATTCAGTAGCTGGTACCTCTTCTACCTTGAAAACTAATCAGGGAGCTCAAATTTGGGGTTCCGTTGATCTCGGCGGCTCAAATGATTCGCTTTTTCTTGAGTCCGGCACCCACTTAGACCTTGTGGGTGATTTGGATATGGGCTCTGGTGATTCTCAGTCAATCACTATTGGTGAAGATGCTGATCTGTCTGTTCGAGCGATCAAAGGAAGCAATGTTGATCTTTCCATTACCGGTACGGCCACACTGGGTGGTGATCCGGTTCTCGGAGTTTTTGATTCAGAGACCCCTGCTGCTCTGAAGAAAGGAAATACTCTCAGCACCTATAAAGGAACAACATCGATCAATGAAGCTGGAACCCTAAGAACTGGTCAAGCATGGAGTTTAAGTTCTCAATCCATTCATCAAGTCGATGGAACTTTGAAACTAGGCGATAATACAGCGAGAGAAGATCAAGAGATTGGAGAGCTGACTGGCTCAGGTTTGGTGGTTTTGGACAATAACTCCCATCTTTATTACGGTGGCTTGGACGGTGATGTTCAGTTCTCAGGTACAAGTGAAGGCAATGGTTCCTTGGTGAAAGCAGGATCTGGAACAACAACCTTTTCTGGTGAATTTTCTCACACTGGGTTTACCAAGGTACATGGCGGAACATTATTGATCTCAGCAGGTGGCGTATTAAATCCGTCTTCAACCGTTATTCTTGGAGGCCAGGCAGGGACACTTGATTTAGCTGGTACCACTCAATCCGTCGATAAAATAAAGCTTTGGAATGGAAAACAGGGCACTCTCAAAAACGGATTTTTGAATACTGGAAGTGTTGAAGTCCAAGGGGCTGGATTTATCGAAAGTGTTGGTGCAGTTGTTGAAAAATCACTCAGTTCTGATGGAGTTGATGTTAATCAAGGGTCGGCATCCCTAGTTGTAGTTGGGCTTGCAGATGATGGTCGTGAATATGGTGGTTATTTAACCATGTCTGGAGATAATCACTTTAAGGATCTCGCTTTAACCAAGGGAAAAGTATTATTGGATTCTGGTTCTCTTGTGCTTGATGCTGGAGTCACAGGCAGCGCTGATACAGATGCATTGGTGCTTCAAGGTGCCTTGACCTTAAACGAAGATCAAACGATTGATTTAGGTAGTGGAAATGACCTCTTTCTTATTGGAGAACAAGGATCATTAATTGCAGCTCCTTCAGAGGAAGCTGAATCAGAGGTAGATTCAAAGCAAGTTGAGAAATTAAAAATAACGATCGATGGAGGACCTGGTGATCTGGACATCTTCTGGGATGGTTCTGGAAATTATTATGGTCTAACCGAATCAGCGGATGGCCTTTTTACTGAAAATGAAGAGTCACAGTTAGCGGGCAACGTTCAAAATTTCGAACTTGTTGGTGTGGCGGGTCAAGGCATTGCTTATTTTGGAACAAAACCATCATTTGTTACTGTTCAGACCGAAGCATTTCCTCCTGCTGCTGATTATGGTTTGATGTTGGGTAGCGTAGGAAAAGATAAAAGTCAAATTGGTATTGATCAGAAGCTAACAATTAATAATAACTATGAATCTGTTTCCTTTGACTCATTGATAACAACTGTCGGAGGCATTGCCTTAGGCAAAGGTAAGGCGACAATTTTGGTGCCAGGTGGAACATTAGAGGCTGGCATTATTTATGGTCAAGGTGATTCCAGTAAAAACACGATTGAACTGGGTTCGGTATTTACAGATGAAGTAATAACAGGTGCTTTGAGTTCGGTGGCACAAGGTAGATTGGATGTGGGTGTTCTTTATGGCTACGACACGATTGATCAGTTAGGCGGGTTGTGGTCCTACAACGGCAGGATGGATGATACGACCTTGAATGCCCAGGGTTTTGTTCGTGTTCAATCGGATGACAGTGTTGTCTTGAAGGGGATTACAACGCTTGGACGGTCTTCAGATATTGATACTCCGTTTGGAGTGCAAGGTCGTTCTGTGATTGCAGTGTCTGGTGAACTAACGATTGGTGAGAAAGGAATACAAGAGCTTGGAGATGCTAGAGCTTCTCTGCTGGTTGCATTAGGTGAGGGTAATGGCGATGGTGCGCATGTTGATCTCATCGGTGAAAGCAACTATTCAGGACCCACAATTGTGGCGCGTGGTGGTTCTCTTCATGCCCACACTGATGGTGCCATGAGCTCGGTTTCGAAAACTCTGGTAGGGAAAGATGGATCAATACTCATTGAGGGTGAACAAGTTGTCAATCGACTAATGATCCGAAAAGATGGGCAATTTATCGGTGGTGGAGATTCTAAATTAACAACCCAAAGTATTGTGAATCGCGGTGACATCAGTCTTGATTCACTTGTGATTGAAGACGGAATGACCCGTTTCATTGATCGGTTTATCAATTACAAGGCTTCTAAAGGAGAAGTAGTGTCTCCGAATTCCCCTCTGCGTAAAATTGATGCTCAAGGGAGTTTAAAAAATATTGGTGGATCGATCAGTGTCAATGGTGACTTGAGGTTTACGAGCACAGGTGATGCGGGCGGTCATGCCTTGCTGAATCTTTCAACTGGTGGTCTTAGGGCTAAGGACATCAGTCCGGCATCCATTTCAGCAAACTCTATTCAGTTCAGCGAAAAGAATGATGTGCTGATCAATTCTGGTTTTGTTCAAACGAACGGAATTGGTGGTATTGATTTTGGTGGTGGTAATGATCTGGTGCTTTCAAAAGGTACGTTCAGTATTGAGAGTGGAAGCAAAATTGACGGCGGTGAGCCCTTAGACACCAGTAACTGGAAACCGGGTAATCGCTCTATTACTGGTTTAAATATTTTCAAAGCTTATGAAGATCCTGGTGTCGATGAAAGTGATTTGGTTAACTGGGCTGCAATCAAATTGGGATCTGATCAAGACTGGCTGTTTCCCCAGGGTGGTGAATGTCGGGTGACAGGTGCAGGCAATATCTATAGCAAAGACACTCTATGTGTCGGTTTAACGGGAGAGAAAAAAGATCAGTTTGTGCGAATTGACTCTGGAGCAACGCTTGATGCAGGTGTGATTGCTTTAGGTCGTGGGTCTTCCAACACGATTGAGGTGCGTAATGGCAAATTACATGCAATCTTGATCGAAGGATCTCCTGGCCAAACGAAGGGGGTAACAAATGATCGTTTGTTCCTCGGTAATGACGAAGGTGGTAGTGGCGAACTCATTGTGGGAGCGATCACTGGTTTTGAGACTATGGAGCAACGCGGAGGTACTTGGAGTTATGCCGTTAATGGTGTTGATGATCCACAAGTCAAAGATCGTTTGATTAAAAGTGGGCGCCGTTCAGCGGAAGAACTTGATGAGATGGGGTCCTTCCCTGCTTTTACGGGTTACGGAATTGCCAAGATTGCACCAGTTGAAATCACTGGTCGTAACAAGAAACAGAAAACTGTTCAACGTGCATCATTTGCCCGCATTGAAGGAACAAACCCTGATCTTCCTTTGCAAGTTCAAAATATTGATTCTGAGTTAGAAGTTGCTGAGGGTATTTTTGGTAATGCTTCATTGATCACTTCTGGTAATACATTACTCAATGGGGAAAGTCAATACACAGGCCCTACCACGATTCAAAGTGGCGGTGAATTGAAGGCAGGAAATTCTCTTGCATTGAGCCCTTCCTCTGAGATCACAATTGAACCTGGAGGTGTACTTGATCTTGATGGATACGCAAATACGATCCCTGGTCTTTATGGTGGTAGTCGATTAGTAGCTGATCCTGGTATTATTATGCTTGGCACAAATTGTTCTGCCGTTGAGGAGGATAGCTGTGATACGTTGTCTGGCGGCTCATTAACTGTCTCTAAGGGAGACTTTGCTGGAACGATTGAGGAAGTGCAAGGTAGTCAAGGAGCTGTTATCAAGATTGGATCTACAAAAGAGGATTTATTAATCCTAAGTGGCCTTAATCAGTACTTCTCTCCAACGTTTTTGTATGGTGGTGTTTTGAGGGCCGGTGCTGATGGTTCACTAAGTCCTCATTCTCGTCATGTGTTGCTTGGCGGCGAATTGGATTTGCGAGGTTATCAGCAAGTTCTGCCTGAATTAAATATTTCTGGTGGTGTCTTAAGAGTTGAATCAAATAATCCTCTTAATGTGACGGGAAGTATGACATTCGCAGATGGTCAAATCTTGGCCTATCTAAATAATGGTAAGGATGCTAGTGCGCCTATTAATTTAACTGGTTCAGGGTCAACTTCTATATTCAAATATGAAACAGGTGTCGAAAGATCGGATTCGGATCATGGTATTTACGCAGTTGTTGATCCGGCTTCGACTTCAGACTCTAATTTAAATGGAACATGGAAAGTGATTTCGGGTGAAATTAAGAATATTGAGGCTTTGGCAAGCAAAACGTTTTTAGTTTTTCCTGTGGCTGATGGTGAACCAATTGATCCTGATCAGGTCGTGATTGAAGACGCTGATGGACAGCTTTACACTGTCGCGAACTTCGCAGGTATCAATGTTCCTTTGGATGCAGCAAGCCTGAAGACTGTGCTTTTGGAGGAAGGATCTCTGAATATTGTTGTTAAAGACAAGCCGAAACAAGAAGTGGTTAGTGATATTGAGAATGGCTCAGGAGATCGTTTTGGTTGCGATGGTATTCAGGACCTTTGCGAGAGCTTCAATGAATCTGTCACTACTTCAATTGTCGATGCTGTGCTTTCCGATGTTGATTCTTCTGGGATTGACCAGGAGTTGCCCTTGATGCATTGGGGGCACCTTGCATCACTTCTTGGTAGTGGTTTGTCTCCAAGAAATGTAGATGCTGCGCCTCGAGGTCTACAAACCTATAACAATGTGCTTGCAGATACAGTCTTCGATCGTCATCCACTGCGGCAATTTGAGCCTTTGATCGAGGCTGAGGAATCGGCTACTGATTCTTCAGAGAAGATTCAACCACAAGTGGTCGAGCCATTTCGTGGTCTATGGCAGAAGCAGGGGCCTATCAATGACAGCGATGCACTGGAGTATCTCAGTAACGCCGTCGCAGATAACTCTGCAGATCGTTCAGCTGATCATTCTGGCGATGATTCTCTTGATCAATGGCATGTCATCTCAGTGGATGGTCTTCGCTTTAAGGAGGATCAATCGCTAACGGCCCAATATGCTGACCGTGATGGCTGGCGCGCTTGGTATCGTGGTTTTGCAGCCAATAGTCGAGCTTACAATTCCACCGCAATTAATAACGACTACAGCCTTTATACAGGTGGATTTGCATTAGGAGCAGACCTTAGTCTTAGTGATTCTTTCCAGCTTGGTGCTTTTGTTAATTACGGCGATGTCACTGCAGTGCAACGTGGATCCACAGGTGGTGGTTCTTGGAGCCCTGATGGCTGGGGTGGTGGTATCACTGCTGATTACAGGATGGACAACTTCTATGCACAGGCAGTCTTTGGCGCTTCCGGTTTTTCAGCAATACAAAATAGAGGCACTCGCGAGATTGTTGAGGCTTGGGGTGGTGATACAGCAACGGCTCAAAAAAGTGCAACGAGTTATCTAGGTGCTTTGCGTTTTGGTACTCCTTTTCAGGTAGGTTCTTTGTTGCTCGAACCTCAATTGACTGGTATTTGGACACAGAATCAAGAAAATGGGTTTTCTGAATCTGGTGTTGAAAAAGCTTTGAGGCTCCAGTATGAGTCTCGAACCACGAATTACTTTCAGACAGGATTTGGCCTGAAGACAGCCTGGCCAATTTCCTCAGGGGATCGGGCGCAATGGGTTCCAAGCATCAAGTTGGCTTGGTTGGCAGATTGGAATGTTGGCAATGAAGGGCAATCTATTGGATACTCCTTCAGCGACAAAAAAGTGTCATTTCTTCCGAAGCAAGAGAATCAAAATGGTGCTCTTATTGAGGTTGGGCTCGATTATTCAGTGGCTAATTTCAATTCGATGTCTGTCAAGGTTTATGCCAATGGTGGTGCAGAGATCTGGGCAGGTGATCGAGGCACAAATTGGCGTGCCAGTGGTGGCCTTACCTTCCAGTTCTGA
- the ribD gene encoding bifunctional diaminohydroxyphosphoribosylaminopyrimidine deaminase/5-amino-6-(5-phosphoribosylamino)uracil reductase RibD, which translates to MAGLAQPEQRWIPWMRRALQLAALAEGRTSPNPLVGAIVLDSDGRLVGEGFHARAGQPHAEPGALKQAGEAARGGTIVVTLEPCCHQGRTPPCTEAILAAGIQRVVVALTDPDPRVAGGGLQRLRDAGLEVISGILDSEAAHQNRAFVHRVRTGRPWGVLKWAMSLDGRTALPNGASQWISGPAARTWVHQLRAQCDAVIVGGGTVRADDPLLTSRGRRSPEPLRVVLSRSLDLPIAAQLWQQDVAPSLLVHASSEAGEPHATRLAALQAKGMELQKLDRCEPELLLLELARRGCNRVLWECGPGLASAALQQGCVQEIAAVIAPKLLGGELARTPLGNLGFTAMDQVLSLNCEPGLSLGHDLLLKAQLSSCAAPN; encoded by the coding sequence ATGGCAGGTCTGGCTCAACCGGAGCAGCGCTGGATTCCCTGGATGCGCCGGGCTCTACAGCTGGCGGCTCTGGCGGAAGGACGCACCAGCCCCAACCCGCTGGTGGGAGCGATTGTGCTGGATTCAGACGGCCGCTTAGTGGGAGAAGGGTTCCACGCGCGGGCCGGCCAGCCCCATGCTGAGCCTGGAGCCTTGAAACAGGCCGGCGAAGCGGCCCGCGGTGGCACGATCGTGGTCACCCTGGAGCCGTGTTGCCATCAGGGCAGAACACCGCCATGCACGGAAGCGATCCTTGCCGCTGGTATCCAGCGGGTTGTGGTGGCACTCACCGATCCTGATCCGCGCGTAGCTGGTGGTGGCTTGCAACGCTTGCGTGATGCCGGTTTGGAGGTGATCAGCGGAATCCTGGATTCAGAAGCCGCCCATCAGAACCGGGCCTTTGTGCATCGTGTGCGCACTGGTCGTCCCTGGGGGGTCCTCAAGTGGGCGATGAGTCTGGATGGGCGCACGGCGCTGCCGAATGGAGCCAGTCAGTGGATCAGTGGCCCGGCGGCGAGGACCTGGGTGCATCAACTCAGGGCGCAATGCGATGCCGTGATCGTTGGTGGCGGCACCGTGCGTGCCGACGATCCGCTGCTCACCAGCCGTGGTCGCCGCTCGCCGGAACCGTTGAGGGTTGTGCTCAGCCGCAGCCTTGATCTGCCTATTGCCGCACAGCTGTGGCAGCAGGATGTTGCCCCCAGCTTGCTGGTCCACGCATCTTCCGAAGCAGGTGAGCCCCATGCCACCCGACTGGCTGCCTTGCAAGCCAAGGGCATGGAGCTCCAGAAGCTCGATCGCTGTGAGCCTGAATTGCTCTTACTTGAACTTGCACGCCGTGGTTGCAACCGGGTGCTTTGGGAATGCGGCCCGGGTCTGGCCTCAGCAGCGTTGCAACAGGGTTGTGTGCAAGAGATTGCCGCCGTGATTGCCCCCAAGCTTCTGGGCGGAGAGCTGGCGCGAACACCCCTGGGGAATCTGGGCTTCACGGCGATGGATCAAGTGCTTAGTTTGAACTGTGAGCCAGGTCTGAGCCTGGGGCACGACCTGCTGTTGAAGGCGCAACTCAGTTCTTGCGCAGCTCCGAACTGA
- a CDS encoding DUF3122 domain-containing protein yields the protein MPALRRLFCTLLVAGLLLLLTPAAASAQVHEHQDENGAPMLRSLESLRDLDYQSWQAVAYRVGKPGNPVVLRIVGYPGKMRVEHPTSLLVQAGVKEWQLDDITLDNPVLATDGREAAVEFALDPLLNDLTNKRPLRLFLPGVFNEMPVPPYVVAEWRDVQTEPLS from the coding sequence ATGCCTGCGCTGCGTCGTTTGTTCTGCACCTTGTTGGTTGCCGGTCTGCTGTTGCTGCTCACTCCTGCAGCGGCCAGCGCCCAGGTGCATGAGCATCAAGATGAAAACGGTGCGCCGATGCTCCGCAGCCTGGAGAGCTTGCGTGATCTTGATTACCAGAGCTGGCAGGCGGTGGCCTATCGCGTTGGTAAGCCGGGTAATCCGGTGGTGCTGCGGATCGTTGGCTACCCCGGCAAGATGCGGGTTGAGCATCCCACTTCGCTGTTGGTTCAGGCAGGTGTGAAGGAATGGCAGCTCGACGACATCACCCTCGATAACCCGGTTCTGGCCACCGACGGCCGCGAGGCAGCTGTGGAATTTGCCCTGGATCCATTGCTCAATGACCTCACCAACAAACGCCCATTGCGTTTGTTTCTGCCAGGTGTTTTCAATGAGATGCCCGTGCCTCCTTATGTGGTCGCTGAATGGCGTGATGTGCAGACCGAGCCGCTGAGCTGA